Within the Deltaproteobacteria bacterium genome, the region CCGTAAGCGCGAAAGAAGTCCGCACGCTCGCCGATACCCCCGACCGGTAGAGCACTTCCGAAGCGCCACGCGCGCACGCACATCCATCCGAGATCCTCCATCGGATCGCCGACGTGGGCCTGCTCCCAGTCGAGCACGACGCGCACACCTTCCGGCCCGAACATCACGTTGCCGATGCGGAAGTCTCCGTGCACGAGCACGCGCCGACGGCTCGAAGGCAAGCGCCGGGCAAGCCAGCGGAAGCCGTACTCGATCACTGGGTGCGGCTCCGGTGCGAGCACACGATAGAGCTGCTCGTAGCGCCTCAGCTCGGCCGTCGCGGGATGCTCCCAGTCGCGTCGACCCGGCAAATCGTCCAGCGACGCGTCCAGGGGCACTGCGTGGATGCGCGCGAGAATCGCGCCGAGCTGCGCCGGCATCACACGTCGCGCCGCCGCGTACCTCGGCTCTCGCAGGAGACGGCGCGCGAGCGTCTCGCCCTCGATCCGCTCCATCACGAAGAAACACCCTTCCAATACCGCCGGGTCGTCTCCCAGCCAGAGCACCGCCGGCACCGGTACGCCAGCGGCATGCGCGACGCGCAGCACGCGAAACTCGAGCGCCCGATCGGTCCCGACATTCGTCGGACCCGGATCGCGGCGCAGGATCAAGGTGCGCGTCGGGCCGTCGGCAAACCGAGCGTCGAACGACCACGTCTCGCGCGATGCTCCACCCGCGACACGGCGCAGATGCTCGACCATGACGTCACCCTGACCACTGGCCGCAGCCAGAAAATCGCGGAGGCGGGATGCCAACTCGTCCGGACTCACGCCCCGGTGCATACGGCGGCCCTTCGCCGGAACGCAAGACGACCGGATTGCGAGGCGTGTGCACGCGTGGCAGAAACCCGGAACCTTCGCTCGGCAAAGGAGATCCCCATGCAGCTCGTCGCAGGAAAGGTCGCCATCGTCACGGGCTCCGGACGAGGTATCGGCCGTGCCACAGCGGAGCTCCTCGCGGCCCACGGCGCGCGCGTGACCCTAAACGACCTCGGTGCCGAGGTTGCCGAGGAAACCGCCACGGCGATCCGCCGGAAAGGCGGCGAAGCGCTCGTCGTCGCCGGCTCCATGACGGATCCGAAATTCCCCGATAGGCTCGTCAAGGCGACCGTCGACGAGTTCGGCGGGCTCGACATCATCGTGAACAACGCCGGCTACACGCACGACGGTGTGATCCACAAGATGTCCGACGAGCAGTGGGCTGCGATGCTCGACGTCCACCTGACGGGCCCGTTCCGCCTCCTGCGCGCCGCGTCGCTCTACTGGCGCGATTGGGCCAAAGCCGAGATCGCCGATGGGAAGCAGATCATGCGGAAGGTGATCAACGTCTCGTCGACCTCGGGCGTCGCCGGCAATGCTGGCCAGGTGAACTACGCCGCTGGAAAGATGGGTATCGTCGGCGTCACCAAGACGCTCGCCAAGGAATGGGGCCGGCTCAACATCAACGTCAATGCGGTTGCGTACGGCTTCATCGAGACCCGACTCACCGCCGCGAAGGAGCCGGCGAGCACGGCAGAGGTCGACGGGCAGATGGTCGAGCTCGGCATTCCCGAGGAGATGCGCAAGGCCGCAAAGCGCATGATCCCGCTCGGCCGCTCCGGCACCCCCGAGGAGGCCGCCGGTCCCGTGCTCTTTCTCGCCTCCCCGCTCGCAGACTACGTGACGGGGCACGTGGTCCTCGTGACCGGCGGCAGCTACATGTGAGCTACGGTGCAGTGCCGTCGGGCTCGCCGACGCGATACGCGACCACCGCATTCGAGCTGGCGCCGGCCACATAGACGTTCCGGCCGTCCGGGCTCACGGCGACGCTGCGCGCGAAGGCGAGGCACGGTCGGCCAGGCGCGCCGCGCTGCTGCTCGAGGAAGGTGAGCGCTCCGGACCTCGGATCGCGCTCGAACACCGCGACCGCGTGGTCGAGCGTGCTCGCCGCATACAACCGACGACCGTCCGGGCTGACCGCGGCCCAGAGTACCCCATAGAGACCTTCGACCCCGTCGAGGCCTTGCGCGACGAGATCCACGAGCCCGAGCGCGCCGCTCGATCGATCACGTCGGAATATGCCAATCGTGTCGTCGCCCTGGCGGGGCGCATAGACGAAACTGCCGTCCGGACTGATGGCGATGGAATGCACCCCCACGAATCCGAGGTCGGCCTCCGGCGAAGGAGGTCGCAAGGTCAGGTGACCGGTCGCCTTGTCGCGCGCGAATACCGTGAGCACACTCTGGTCGCCGCTCGCGACGTAGAGCTGTGCGCCGTCCGGACTGATCGCGAGGCCGAGCGGCTCCGCGATGCCGCTCACGCCGAGCACGCCC harbors:
- a CDS encoding beta-propeller fold lactonase family protein encodes the protein MNVVIEGEGGVRGLAGVLQVVVSPDGRNAYAVGPSSNAVAVFSRDPGNGALSELEIQRDGVGNVDGIAYASAVAVSPDGRFVYVAGAGDDAIAAFSRDSGTGALTFLEAQKEGTAGVEGIRYARALAISPDGEFLYASGQKSDAIAVFRRNTLTGWLTFVEVQHQGVLGVSGIAEPLGLAISPDGAQLYVASGDQSVLTVFARDKATGHLTLRPPSPEADLGFVGVHSIAISPDGSFVYAPRQGDDTIGIFRRDRSSGALGLVDLVAQGLDGVEGLYGVLWAAVSPDGRRLYAASTLDHAVAVFERDPRSGALTFLEQQRGAPGRPCLAFARSVAVSPDGRNVYVAGASSNAVVAYRVGEPDGTAP
- a CDS encoding SDR family oxidoreductase produces the protein MQLVAGKVAIVTGSGRGIGRATAELLAAHGARVTLNDLGAEVAEETATAIRRKGGEALVVAGSMTDPKFPDRLVKATVDEFGGLDIIVNNAGYTHDGVIHKMSDEQWAAMLDVHLTGPFRLLRAASLYWRDWAKAEIADGKQIMRKVINVSSTSGVAGNAGQVNYAAGKMGIVGVTKTLAKEWGRLNINVNAVAYGFIETRLTAAKEPASTAEVDGQMVELGIPEEMRKAAKRMIPLGRSGTPEEAAGPVLFLASPLADYVTGHVVLVTGGSYM
- a CDS encoding phosphotransferase family protein, which codes for MHRGVSPDELASRLRDFLAAASGQGDVMVEHLRRVAGGASRETWSFDARFADGPTRTLILRRDPGPTNVGTDRALEFRVLRVAHAAGVPVPAVLWLGDDPAVLEGCFFVMERIEGETLARRLLREPRYAAARRVMPAQLGAILARIHAVPLDASLDDLPGRRDWEHPATAELRRYEQLYRVLAPEPHPVIEYGFRWLARRLPSSRRRVLVHGDFRIGNVMFGPEGVRVVLDWEQAHVGDPMEDLGWMCVRAWRFGSALPVGGIGERADFFRAYGEASGEPVDPDVVRFWEALGDLKWAVICIAQARTYLDGGVRSVELASIGRRTAEAEHDLLELVD